The following proteins are co-located in the Lagenorhynchus albirostris chromosome 4, mLagAlb1.1, whole genome shotgun sequence genome:
- the LOC132519262 gene encoding ragulator complex protein LAMTOR5-like yields MEAILEQHLEDAVKNPSTVGVLCTGSQGLDLGCCRTLSAEHAGVIFVLAQQAAKLTLAPTDIPMVCLESGNIIII; encoded by the coding sequence ATGGAGGCGATCTTGGAGCAGCACCTGGAGGATGCGGTGAAGAATCCATCCACCGTTGGAGTCCTGTGCACAGGTTCACAAGGACTCGATCTGGGCTGCTGCAGAACCCTGTCAGCTGAGCATGCTGGGGTGATATTTGTTCTAGCCCAGCAAGCAGCTAAGCTGACCTTGGCCCCCACTGATATTCCTATGGTGTGTCTAGAATCAGGGAACATTATCATCATCTAG